Part of the Acidobacteriota bacterium genome is shown below.
GCGCCGCGCACGCTGCCGGTGGTGCTGAGCACCGATGAGGTTGTCCGCTTTCTGGAGGCGGTGCCGAGCCTGAAGACGCGTACGGCGCTGACGACGGCCTACGCAGCAGGTCTTCGCGCCTCGGAGACCGTCGGGCTGAAGGTCGGCGATATCGACAGTGGCCGCGGCGTGATCCGTGTCGAGCACGGCAAGGGCGGCAAGGACCGCACCGTGATGCTGTCGGCGCAGCTTTTGCGCATCCTGCGCGTCTACTGGCGACTGGCGAAGCCGCAGGGCTGGCTGTTTCCCGGCCGGGATGCCAATCGCCCCATAGACGTGCAGGTGTTGTATTCGGCCTGTCGTTCGGCGCGCGCGGCGGCTGGCATCGACAAGCGTGTGACGGTCCACACGCTCAGACACAGCTTCGCCACCCATCTGCTGGAGAACGGCACCGATATCCGCATCATTCAGGTGCTGCTCGGCCACAACAATCTTTCCTCGACGGCGCGCTACACCAAAGTCTCGAACGGTCTGATCCGGCGCACGACAAGCCCGCTCGACCGGCTGAACATCGAGGTGGTGCCCCCGGGCTGAACGGTTCCGCCCATGTCGGCGAGACTGGAGGTGGCGGATATCTTCCGCCGCCATGGCGAGGCGTATCGGCAGGTTCATGACGGCCATCTCGGACGCGTCGAGCGGCGCACGATGAGCGCCATCGAGCTCTGCCGGACGGCCGAACTCGGCGGCCATGTCGAGGGCTGCCGATCCTGCGGGGCGATCAGCGTGGCCTACAACTCCTGCCGCAACCGGCATTGCCCCAAGTGCCAGGGGCAGGCCTGCCGGGACTGGCTCGCCGCGCGGCAGGACGAGCTTCTTCCGGTCGCCTACTTCCATGTGGTGTTCACGCTGCCGGCCGAGATCGCGGCGATCGC
Proteins encoded:
- a CDS encoding integrase, coding for MAELSPLRRRMIDDMTIRNLSPATQRSYVHAVAKFSCYFGRSPDRLGLEDVRAFQVHLVSTGISWPALNQTVCALRFFYGVTLGHAEIPERIVYARAPRTLPVVLSTDEVVRFLEAVPSLKTRTALTTAYAAGLRASETVGLKVGDIDSGRGVIRVEHGKGGKDRTVMLSAQLLRILRVYWRLAKPQGWLFPGRDANRPIDVQVLYSACRSARAAAGIDKRVTVHTLRHSFATHLLENGTDIRIIQVLLGHNNLSSTARYTKVSNGLIRRTTSPLDRLNIEVVPPG